The sequence TGTTTTGCTTCTGTGAATTGTTGTTGTTTTCCATAAGCAATTCCTAAATGATAATGCAGTTCATATAAAACCCCTTCTTCTATCTCATTTTCTTGAGATAAACCTAACTTTAAGAGTTCAATTCCTCGATTTAAGTCTCCGATTTCGACATATAAAGCTCCTAATTTACTCGCAGCATAGGCATCATGAGGATGTTCTGTTAAATAACGTTCCATTGATGATTTTGCGGCTTGCCATTTGTTACGTTTAGTGATAGTTTCAGCTTGATATCCATCATGTAAAATCGCTACTTTCGGTAAAGTTCCAATTTTCCATTGAGGTTTTTGGCGAATTAATTCGGTAATACTATCATCCACCATTGCATGATAGGGACGAGAAAAACAAATTTGGGGATGATTTCTAAATAATCGAGACACCAAAGAATAGGGAGATTGACTCGCACCGATTTCTTGTCGAATTAAGTTAATCACAATTAAATCACGGTTTTGCATCATTTGATGCATGTATTCTCCCATTCCCGGTGCTAATCTTTCATCTGCATCTAAGACTAAAATCCATTGTCCCGTTGCATAACTTAAAGCTGCATTTCTGGCTTTAGCAAAATCATCACACCAGTCAAAAAAATGAACACTCGCCCCAAATTGTTGAGCAATTTTTGGGGTTCTATCCGTTGACCCCGTATCTACAATAATAATCTCATCAACAATTCCTTTAACGCTGTTTAAACATTTAGCTAAAGTCTCCTCTTCGTTTTTAACAATCATGCAAAGGCTTAATTTCATAACCGGAAATAAAGTTGTTTTTTAGATGCAATCAAGATTAATTTTACCTTATTCAGGTAATACCATCACTTTATCAATAACATGAATAACTCCATTACTCGCCGGAATATCAGAATCAATTACCCTGGCATCTTCGACTTGAATTTGATTATTATTAGTTCCTACCGTAATAGAATCTCCTTCTAAAGTTGTTACTTCTCCTGCTTTTAAATCCGTTGCGGTGACTTTCCCTGGAATAACATGATATTTTAATAAATCAGTGATTTTACTCAAGTCTTTTGATTTCAGGATAGCTTCTAAAATTTCTTGGGGTAATTTAGCAAAGGCTTCATCCGTTGGAGCAAAAATTGTAAAATCTCCCTTTTTTAGAGCATCTAATAATCCGGTTGTTTGTAAAATCGCTGCTAAAATTGTAAAACGCTCATCGGATAAAATCATACTGGCTAAATCTCCACCCACAGCTTTAATCACTTCTTTAGGAATTGGAAGTTGGGCGATATCTTGGCTGTCAACGAGTTTTGAATGAGGAGATATTTGAGCTTCTGCGGCGACAACGGGGGAAATTGTTCCTAACATTAGGAAACTCAAAAGGCTAAGAAGTCCGACCCGTTTACCGGGGTTTTGATATGCTGTTAAGTTGTTCATTTTTACATCCTCTTTAAATTGTTTAAATTAGTTGGGTAGAATTACGGTATCAATGACATGAATTACCCCATTACTAGCTGGAACATCAGCTTTAATCACTGTTGCATTATCAATTTTTACCGATGCACCCACTTGTACGTTAATGGTATCTCCTTCTACGGTTTCGACTTCCCCAGATTTGAGGTCAGTTGACAATACTTTTCCCGGAACAACATGATAGGTCAAAATCTTGACTAATTCTGCTTTATTTTCGGGTTTGAGTAAGTTTTCTAAAGTTCCTGGCGGAAGTTCTGAAAATGCTTTATCCGTTGGTGCAAATATTGTAAATGGCCCTTCTGCTTTCAGGATATCGACTAAATCCGCCGCTTGCAAGGCTTGGGTTAAAATTGTAAACTCACCCGCACTCACCACCGTATCCACAATATCCAGTGATGTTGTAGCGGGAATTTGGGCAATATTAACAAAGTTTGTTAAGGTGTGATTGTACAGTTGCGCTTCAACGGGTACACTTCCGCCGAGTATCACCCCAACAGCGCTAAAAAATACTGTTATTTGTTTCAATTTTTGAGTGTGATTTTGAGGATTCATAAGAATTAAAGGGGGCAATTTATCAGTTATCAGTTATCAGTAGAGACGTGCCATGGCACGTCTGTATCAGTTATCAGTTGGTAGGGGATTCATCAAAATTTTAGTTAATTTTAAACGAATACCTAACTCCTTGGATTATTATCAAAGTTATAACTTAAAACATCAATTCTTGGGCCTTGTTTGGGTAAATTATCGGCGGTTAATGTCAGGGTATCTGTTTTTTGAATTTGTATGGAGTTTCCTGCCATTACGGTTAAAAAATTATCAATGGGTTCAAGATCACAGGTTGTTGCATCCGCCGCTAACGTTCGATAATGGGTGGGAATTACAATTCGCGGATTCAAAAATTCAATGGTTTTTTTGGCTTCTTCTGGGGTAT comes from Planktothrix sp. FACHB-1365 and encodes:
- a CDS encoding tetratricopeptide repeat protein, producing the protein MKLSLCMIVKNEEETLAKCLNSVKGIVDEIIIVDTGSTDRTPKIAQQFGASVHFFDWCDDFAKARNAALSYATGQWILVLDADERLAPGMGEYMHQMMQNRDLIVINLIRQEIGASQSPYSLVSRLFRNHPQICFSRPYHAMVDDSITELIRQKPQWKIGTLPKVAILHDGYQAETITKRNKWQAAKSSMERYLTEHPHDAYAASKLGALYVEIGDLNRGIELLKLGLSQENEIEEGVLYELHYHLGIAYGKQQQFTEAKHYYQQAIEINILPQLKLGAYNNLGNIFKQEEELESAKIAYQTAIEIDPTLAIAHYNLGMTLRAMGAYREAITAYQKAIELNPNSAETFQNLGVLLLQIGQLSDSFLMFKAAIELHEQNNSPEAERLRMGLAEMGFRL
- a CDS encoding fasciclin domain-containing protein, which encodes MNNLTAYQNPGKRVGLLSLLSFLMLGTISPVVAAEAQISPHSKLVDSQDIAQLPIPKEVIKAVGGDLASMILSDERFTILAAILQTTGLLDALKKGDFTIFAPTDEAFAKLPQEILEAILKSKDLSKITDLLKYHVIPGKVTATDLKAGEVTTLEGDSITVGTNNNQIQVEDARVIDSDIPASNGVIHVIDKVMVLPE
- a CDS encoding fasciclin domain-containing protein; this translates as MNPQNHTQKLKQITVFFSAVGVILGGSVPVEAQLYNHTLTNFVNIAQIPATTSLDIVDTVVSAGEFTILTQALQAADLVDILKAEGPFTIFAPTDKAFSELPPGTLENLLKPENKAELVKILTYHVVPGKVLSTDLKSGEVETVEGDTINVQVGASVKIDNATVIKADVPASNGVIHVIDTVILPN